One window of the Cryptomeria japonica chromosome 7, Sugi_1.0, whole genome shotgun sequence genome contains the following:
- the LOC131060630 gene encoding G-type lectin S-receptor-like serine/threonine-protein kinase At2g19130 — MSRILLGLLKLGESTSRCRTRRLSLNLVTRSNKGKNEFETEVKTIGSIHHVNLVRLIGFCSEGNYRRLLVYEHMENGSLDKHLFNNTFVLPWLARFNIALGITRGMNYCHDYCQSCIVHCDLKPQNVLLDAHFAPKISNFGLAKLMSREQSCTLTVLRGTRGYLAPEWFVDVPITVKADVYSYGQLLSELVSGRKNFIPTGSPRKQYYPR, encoded by the coding sequence ATGAGTCGAATTCTCCTGGGACTCCTCAAGCTGGGTGAGTCGACTTCACGGTGCCGCACAAGGCGATTGAGTTTAAACCTTGTGACAAGATCAAACAAGGGCAAAAATGAGTTTGAAACAGAGGTGAAGACAATTGGTTCTATTCACCATGTAAACTTGGTACGCCTCATTGGCTTCTGCAGCGAGGGAAACTACCGCAGACTGTTGGTGTACGAGCACATGGAGAATGGGTCTTTAGACAAGCACCTCTTCAACAATACATTTGTCCTTCCATGGCTTGCACGCTTCAACATCGCTCTTGGCATCACAAGAGGAATGAATTACTGTCATGACTATTGTCAATCGTGTATTGTGCACTGTGATTTGAAGCCCCAGAATGTCCTTCTCGATGCCCACTTTGCTCCCAAAATATCAAACTTTGGCCTAGCAAAGCTCATGTCGAGGGAACAAAGCTGCACTCTTACAGTTTTAAGAGGAACGAGGGGCTATCTGGCACCAGAATGGTTTGTTGATGTTCCCATCACTGTGAAAGCAGATGTGTATAGCTATGGCCAATTGTTGTCGGAGCTCGTCAGTGGAAGAAAAAACTTCATTCCCACAGGAAGCCCCAGAAAGCAATATTATCCTCGTTGA